The stretch of DNA TTGTATTCCTTTGCAAACTGAGCATTGAACTCTTTAAATATGAATTTCCAATAGTCGGAGGTGTTGATGCTGGGGTCGGGTTTGATCATCCAGTCTGGGTAATACTCCTGATAATCTTTATAAGGATGGAACTTCCAATCAGTATCAGAGTTCCTGAAGGATTTCTCGGTCACAACATCTGTAGAACATAGTGAGGAACACAGCACTTTAGTGTCTACATTTCTGTATCTGCCCAGACCCTGAGGACGATGGACGGTAGCAAAGTGCTCTGTGTGCTGGACACATCCAGCCTCACATGGGACTTTACAGAAAGGACACTGCTTTCCACATCCAATTACTTTCTTAAACAATTCTTCTTCTGGCTTAAGGATTACTACAGCTAGAACGGACTCGATGGTTGTCAGTCTCATTTCTGACAGAATATCCTCCTCAAGGTCAGAGAGGAAAGCCTGAACATCGGCAGCAAACTGAGCGACAGGAACTGAATTCTGAAAAGTGATCACCTTGAGATCCTCCTGTGATATGACCAAATCCTTGTGCAGCATCTTACAGACATTTCGTAAGAAACCTGAGACATCTGCACTTTCCTGGACTTGGGGGTTTTGAAGAATTACTCTTAATTTCTGAAAAATGGCCACAATTATATTTGATCGCAATGGCTGCAAACCATTGTGGTCTTCATATTTCTCTTTAATGAACTCTAATATACACTCCTTGACAAAACGCTCATAGTTATTGATGTACTTGACATATTGCTCAAACGAATGGTCTTCAAGAAGCTTACAGAGCACCCGCAGCTGAAAGAAAGTGCGGCTCATGTATTTCATGTTGTCAGCCCCCTTCATTATGTCACTGACTATCTCCTGTCCGAGATGATGGTTCACATACTGCACTATGGCCGGTTTGAGACACAGTTCACAGAAGCGGTTCGCCCTGGCTTTGCATTCATCTTTTTCCTGGAATACAGCTTTGAAAATGGACAAATATTCAGATTTTAAGGCTTCCAGGCATGAGTATGGGTCATTCAGGTTTACAAAATTATCATGCTTTTTTTGAAATTTTGGTGCTGCTTTGCCTAAAATTAGAAGCTTTAGGTCCATCTCGAAATGGTCTGTGGTGTGCAGGTTCTTCACGTCTCTCTGCTGAAGCCTTTCGTTGACCATTTTAAGTAATTCTAAGCAAAATGTATCGTGGTAATTCTCATTTATCTTCAAGTGTTGGTCGACATATGCCAAGCTTTTCTCTAGTAGGTTCTCTGCTATCTGCTTTGACTTAAAACTGTATTCTTCTTTATGGAATTCTTTTAAACCTGCAACTTGGTGAAAGAATTTGTCTTGACATTTCTTGTACCATTTTAGATCAATGTGTTCATCTCTTACTTCAAAATTTGCATCTGCAAATTCCAAAAGTGTCTTGATATTCAGCAATGTCTCATTGATGGCACCTGACTTGTGGCTCATCTCCTTCCGAAGTTGCTGGAGCATGATTTGGTCAATGTCTTGTTTTGCTATGGATTTGACCCGAAGGCCTTTTATTGTATCATCCCATATGGAATTAAATTCTGCTTCAAGCTCCTCATCGTTCAGGGTCAGTGTTCTGTACCTGCAAGAGCTAAGCAGCAAAGTCACTTTGTTTTCTATTTTTGAGATGTAACTGTCCTTCAGACCTTCTATCTTGAGCTTTGACTTCTGGATATCAATGGCTTCTCTGCACTTGTTGATTATTTCTTCATCAAGTTCATTCCTAAGACTTCTAATACTTTTCATAAAATCTTCTCTGTATTTTTCTACAAGATGTGCGTTTTCCAGTTCAGAATCAAAATACGTATCCATTAACTGGTACATTCTCTTCTCCTCTTTGCTCAGTATTTCTGATGTCGACTGTTTTATATCAATCAATGCTTCCATTGTCAAATTTTCTGTTGACTCGTTCTTTATTGATATTAACACCCCGGTCATCCAGTTATAGATCTCTTTTCGGAGGTTCCACTCTAGTTCTGAATATTTTACGGACAGCTGGTCATAAGCATCTGCTATCAGGCTGTTTCGAAAGCTAAATATAAATTTTTCATGTTTAACTGCATTTGATAAGCTTTTCAACCACTCAAGAAAATCTGGGATGGTCTGTGGCTTCTGTAGTTTCCGTTTCAAGAACTCAAGCAAATAATTTTTAAGTGAAAGGACCCCCTCACTGTAGCCAGTGTTTATGGGAGCCATGGGTGGAATGCCATACCACAGGCCAGAAATATACCAAGTGTGTTCATTGAGATCGTAATCCATGATATCATTAAAGGTCGTTATCCCCTCtaatttttccatttttgcagcAGCTTTTGTCATCTGATTCAGGTGCTCCAGGAGCTTCCTTCGGTCTCTTATACCCATGGCATGAGCAGAAACATCACTCACATTCTGATGAACAAAATGacaatttgttttttttcctattttactCATACGGAGAAATGCATGGACCACAATCTGTAAAATATCCTTCATTTCTGATGAGTTTTCCATGGATATATTAATAATGGTGATATCACTCAACCCAACCACAAGTGTGGCAAGTTCATTGTCATGTTCATAACTGTCCACCAGAGAAGCCAATTCAGGAGCTTTCAACCCTTCAGTGTCAATCACCATAATGAAGTCACAGCCTAGTTCTTCCAGGAAGGTTTCCTTCACTTTAATAAGAGTCATGAAGGCTCCTCGTGTGCATCTTCCACTGGCCACCGGGAACTGTAGACCAAACATGGTGTTCAGAAGGGTGGATTTCCCCGTACTCTGCACCCCCAGCACAGTTATTACTCTCATCCTACATTTTCCTCCAGTCTTCTTATCCAGCTCCGTCAGGACATCAGTTATCCACTGTAAGGGTATGTTGGAGGCATCTCCATCAATCAGCTCCAAAGGAAACCCATCCAGCAGGAGATCAGCAGCTAATTTGGGAAGGTCACTGAATTTCTGTTCTACAGCTTTATGACTTCTTTTAAAACAATGTGCCTCATGCATCTGCCCAACTTCACGTAAAAAATGTTCTAATCCAAGCGAGCTATCGGACATTCTCTGATCTATTTGTTTTAGTAACGGCATGCTGGTGGAATTTTTCAAATACTCAGTCTGTAACTCTTTTAGGTTTGATCGAGCAATATCATCAAGAAATATGGCCATCCACTTCAAGAAATAACGTTTCTCAGCATGAGGCAGGTCTGTGAGTGCAGACAGAAAGCTCTTCAGGTCACCCTGAAGTTCTTGCTCCCATTGCTGTCTACGCAGTTCCATAATTTTTCCCTTTAGCTCAGATCTGTAAGTCTCTACATTAAGATCACTCAGTTTCCTCATCCTACAAAGTTCTTTCTCATTTTTAGTAATCTTTTTCCACAGGTCCCCCTGCAGGATCATGGTTTGTTTTTTATACTGTGGTACGTCTGTGATTTCACTGACAATTCTCTTTGCTACTTTTTTGGCTCTCTGGCATTCTCCCACATTCTCGTCTACAAAGATTTCTAGATCTTGAGCCATGAGTCCAGTTTCCTCTAAGGTCATGGATTTAGGAGATGCCTTGGTCAAACCTCTTATAAGGTTTTGTATCTCTTTTACAATTTCGGCTTCGTTCTTTCTGGAATCTTTCAGCAAGATGTGTTTCATGTTTAAGTTTAGTGCAGTTATTAACTTGTCCACTAGTATTTTTGTCTCCTCTTTTGGCTGTTTGTCATTGGGTAGAGAGATAATGAAATAGAGATTTTGATTGTCGGACACAAAACTCTCCAGCATTCTCAAGTGTTTTTCTTGTAGACTTtcagagaaaataaaaacagcagaAGAAACCTTGGTCAACAAGCTGAACTGCTTTTGACTGGATTCTAGATCTCCACGTAGATTCATGACAGCCATGGGTTCATGGAAAACAGAGCACTGACTCCCACTGGGAAAGTACCAGAAGAGTTCCAGAAGTCCTTCTGAGATTGTTCTAGGGCGATAACCACATTCAATATCCTGGTGAACGAAAAAGTCATGATGAGTGTAGGATGGACTGAGAACGGTGTTGAGGATTTTGGACTTTGATAGACTACAATTGCCTAATCTGACAAACGAGAAGGTTGGCATAGAAATGTTCACCAGGTTCTCTTCTCTAAAACCTTTAGAGCTTAGTAATGATATTGGGCTCCACTTCTTTATAATGTTTCTCATGGGCCACAGCAAAAAAGTATACGGCTTGTTCTCACCAGCAGGAAGCACAAGAGGAACTGCAAATTGGCACATGGACATTTTTGAGAAGATGAATTGTTGTAGAAAGCTATCAGAACAATATAAAAGAGCGCATAGAACATCCAGGGGATGGACAGCATTTGAGGACAGTCTAGGTGACATCTCAGCGATTCCAAACAAGTCGTCTTCTGTGCTGAAGCCGGTTAAGTTGGCATCTTCAAGGTCCTCTGTCATGGTATTTCGTGCAGTTTCATCCAATGCAATAAGTTTTCGGAGAAAGTTCCATGGTAGTGAAGCTTGAGCTGAAGATTCATCCTCATTCTCCTTCGTGATACACATCACATGTTCCAAACTGAGCTTGGTCTCTTTGTACTCCTCCAGCCGGAGATCAGACAGTAGGCAATCCATTAGTTATCCCtgtcttaaaaaaaattaaaaacattagTGAAATTAAAATTTCTAGTATCTACTAAGTTTATACTAATGAAGCAATTAGTAAAATTTGTACATTACAAGTGGTCATTTTGGTCAATAGTTGCGATATCACAGTCACAAAGGTTAATGCACTTATGTTTTCTAAATTACAGAAAGGTCTAAAAGGTAGAGAAAGTGACGGAGCCGTGTTACTACAGCCTCTACACCAGATACTGCCCCTATTATAGTCACTACAGCTGCTACAACCGATACAGCCCCCATAACTATTATGGCCCCTACAGCCATTATAGACACTACAGCTGCTATAACCACTACAGCCGCTACACCAGATAATGCCCCAACAGCTATTATAGTCACTACAGCCGCTACAACCGATACAGCCCCATAACTATTATAGCCCCTACAACCGATACAGCCTCTATAACCGATACAACCCCTACAGCTATAATAGCCACTACAGTCACTACAACGTCTACAACAGATACAGCCTCTACAACCGCTACGGCTTCTCCAACCGATACAGCCTCTACAACCAATACAACTGATACAGCCCCTGCAGCTATTATAGACACTACAGCTGCTACAACCGATACAACTGATACAGCCCCTACAGCTATAATAGCCACTACAGTCACTACAATGTCTACAACAGATAAAGCCTCTACAACCGCTACGGCTTCTCCAACCGATACAGCTGCAGCAACTGATACAGcccctagagcaggggtgcacaacccatGGCCCCCAGAGCTATGGTTTGCGGCCCTTGTCCTACTGGACATAAACACAGCTGATCaagcgatcagctgtgtttcttcctggagcgcCACACAGCGAAggatgacagctcctgcactgtaACAGGAGTCTGGAGCAGGTCCCCGGCTATTAGTGAGAGtgggggagccgaggagaaggcagacgcagtttatcagcgcttctgccttctcctcaaggAGCCGTCTTCAGTTTAAACCCAGCAATCACGTGATCGCCGGGTGCCTTGGGGCCAGAGGAGCGCAGCTCTGCTTTGTACTATGCCCCCACAGCAGGCtggtttctcctgtaactggggctcctttggatgcttcagttacagtggaaatagtaaaaaaataaagtctGTGTCCCACAAGGTCTTTCATGTAccttttggggacaaattatgtggcaaattatatatatatatatatatatatatatatatatattatattatattttatttatagtttttttaaacgttaaaaaaaaaaaaaaaaatttgaagggaaaaagtgaaaaaaaaaagtcaatgtccCTCAGAGGTCTTTTTAAAGAACTCTTGGGGGTACATACAGTGttacaaaaatatattaaaaacaaagaattctaacaaaaaaaacaaaaaaattaaataaattacaataagaaggaaaaaatgcaaaataaaattGTTCACTGTCCCCCAATGgcttttttatgacctcttgggggatatatgtggcaaaaatatatgttAAAAATAAGTaagtgattataaaaaaaaaaagtaaatacaaataaaaggaaaagaaaaaagtcagtgtcccccaaaggtctttttgtagcagaaatctatttaaaaaaaagtttaaaaaaagaagaaataataaaatacataaaagaaaacaaaatgaCCACATCAACCCAAACCATCACCCTTATCACCCCATTCACATGAatctatacatattatataataaaATGATCCAACACAAAATAGAGAACTTattataataatttgcatatttaaagaatgagctatagtttgaataaaaatgactttaaaaaaaatgtgtacaGTTTCCTcctaataaaactaaaaaaattttttaaagccctgtgtCATACAATAATAAGCTGCAAGTTATTTTGGTAGTTgagcaaataaaaaagttacaagtgTTTAAAACCCGTGCGCTAAACCACAAAAAAGTGACTGGTCATTACAGGGTTAACCAATAAGGGCTTTCACcaatagtaaggcctcatgcacatgaccataccagctttgtgtgttctgcattttgtggaacggagcaacggatgtggagagcacacggAGAGCTGTCCACAtcatccacatcttttgcggccccattgaagtggggctcggatgcagaccaaaacaacggccgtgtgcgtgAACCCTCAGTGCTGGTTATTGTAGGGCACCTACAGAATATCTAggggtgcaggaggcggtaataaccagtgagccccgtcctctgcagggaaggaaagtgcttactggttattgcagggcccctataactgggggcaggaggaggtaataaccagtgagcgccgtcctctgcagggaaggaaagtgcttactggttattgcagggcccctataactggaggcaggaggaggtaataaccagtgagccccgtcctctgcagggaaggaaagtgcttactggttattgcagggcacctataactgggggcaggaggcaataaccagtgagccccgtcctctgcagggaaggaaagtacttactggttattgcagggcccctataactggggcaggaggaggtaataaccagtgagctccgtcctctgcagggaaggaaagtgcttactggttattgcagggcacctataactgggggcaggaggcaataaccagtgagccccgtcctctgcagggaaggaaagtgcttactggttattgcagggcccctataactgggggcaggaggaggtaataaccagtgagccccgtcctctgcagtgaaggaaagtgcttactggttattgcagggcacctataactgggggcaggaggaggtaataaccagtgagctccgtcctctgcagggaaggaaagtgcttactggttattgcagggcccctataactgggggcaggaggaggtaataaccagtgagcgccgtcctctgcagggaaggaaagtgcttactggttattgcagggcccctataactgggggcaggaggaggtaataaccagtgagcgccgtcctctgcagggaaggaaagtgcttagtGGTTATGGCAGGAccccctataactgggagcaggaggaggtaataa from Bufo bufo chromosome 7, aBufBuf1.1, whole genome shotgun sequence encodes:
- the LOC121007860 gene encoding up-regulator of cell proliferation-like, encoding MDCLLSDLRLEEYKETKLSLEHVMCITKENEDESSAQASLPWNFLRKLIALDETARNTMTEDLEDANLTGFSTEDDLFGIAEMSPRLSSNAVHPLDVLCALLYCSDSFLQQFIFSKMSMCQFAVPLVLPAGENKPYTFLLWPMRNIIKKWSPISLLSSKGFREENLVNISMPTFSFVRLGNCSLSKSKILNTVLSPSYTHHDFFVHQDIECGYRPRTISEGLLELFWYFPSGSQCSVFHEPMAVMNLRGDLESSQKQFSLLTKVSSAVFIFSESLQEKHLRMLESFVSDNQNLYFIISLPNDKQPKEETKILVDKLITALNLNMKHILLKDSRKNEAEIVKEIQNLIRGLTKASPKSMTLEETGLMAQDLEIFVDENVGECQRAKKVAKRIVSEITDVPQYKKQTMILQGDLWKKITKNEKELCRMRKLSDLNVETYRSELKGKIMELRRQQWEQELQGDLKSFLSALTDLPHAEKRYFLKWMAIFLDDIARSNLKELQTEYLKNSTSMPLLKQIDQRMSDSSLGLEHFLREVGQMHEAHCFKRSHKAVEQKFSDLPKLAADLLLDGFPLELIDGDASNIPLQWITDVLTELDKKTGGKCRMRVITVLGVQSTGKSTLLNTMFGLQFPVASGRCTRGAFMTLIKVKETFLEELGCDFIMVIDTEGLKAPELASLVDSYEHDNELATLVVGLSDITIINISMENSSEMKDILQIVVHAFLRMSKIGKKTNCHFVHQNVSDVSAHAMGIRDRRKLLEHLNQMTKAAAKMEKLEGITTFNDIMDYDLNEHTWYISGLWYGIPPMAPINTGYSEGVLSLKNYLLEFLKRKLQKPQTIPDFLEWLKSLSNAVKHEKFIFSFRNSLIADAYDQLSVKYSELEWNLRKEIYNWMTGVLISIKNESTENLTMEALIDIKQSTSEILSKEEKRMYQLMDTYFDSELENAHLVEKYREDFMKSIRSLRNELDEEIINKCREAIDIQKSKLKIEGLKDSYISKIENKVTLLLSSCRYRTLTLNDEELEAEFNSIWDDTIKGLRVKSIAKQDIDQIMLQQLRKEMSHKSGAINETLLNIKTLLEFADANFEVRDEHIDLKWYKKCQDKFFHQVAGLKEFHKEEYSFKSKQIAENLLEKSLAYVDQHLKINENYHDTFCLELLKMVNERLQQRDVKNLHTTDHFEMDLKLLILGKAAPKFQKKHDNFVNLNDPYSCLEALKSEYLSIFKAVFQEKDECKARANRFCELCLKPAIVQYVNHHLGQEIVSDIMKGADNMKYMSRTFFQLRVLCKLLEDHSFEQYVKYINNYERFVKECILEFIKEKYEDHNGLQPLRSNIIVAIFQKLRVILQNPQVQESADVSGFLRNVCKMLHKDLVISQEDLKVITFQNSVPVAQFAADVQAFLSDLEEDILSEMRLTTIESVLAVVILKPEEELFKKVIGCGKQCPFCKVPCEAGCVQHTEHFATVHRPQGLGRYRNVDTKVLCSSLCSTDVVTEKSFRNSDTDWKFHPYKDYQEYYPDWMIKPDPSINTSDYWKFIFKEFNAQFAKEYKAQPARLPKDWSDISKGQALESLKDSFHVK